In one Rhipicephalus microplus isolate Deutch F79 unplaced genomic scaffold, USDA_Rmic scaffold_132, whole genome shotgun sequence genomic region, the following are encoded:
- the LOC142790839 gene encoding uncharacterized protein LOC142790839 isoform X2 — protein MRPVVVIILVIALTIQLFEEALSKISRPKVKRPKLKKPKISRLKHKTTRTKQKIKVKTPKKPGFGGMEKLYVAQTITDSVSSLGTTGTGIAGVVLQQQAANAQNNGASGGEQEGEESTKNEE, from the exons ATGAGACCTGTTGTTGTCATCATCCTAGTGATTGCTCTCACTATTCAGCTTTTCGAAGAGGCCCTCTCTAAAATATCGAGACCAA AAGTGAAAAGGCCAAAATTGAAGAAGCCGAAGATTTCAAGATTGAAGCATAAAACGA CACGCACTAAGCAAAAAATCAAAGTGAAGACCCCGAAGAAACCAG GGTTTGGAGGTATGGAGAAACTTTACGTGGCACAAACGATAACCGATTCAGTATCTTCAC TGGGTACGACTGGAACCGGCATAGCAGGAGTGGTATTGCAACAACAGGCAGCCAATGCCCAAAATAATG GTGCATCTGGAGGGGAGCAGGAAGGAGAGGAATCCACCAAAAACGAAGAGTGA
- the LOC142790839 gene encoding uncharacterized protein LOC142790839 isoform X1: protein MRPVVVIILVIALTIQLFEEALSKISRPKVKRPKLKKPKISRLKHKTTRTKQKIKVKTPKKPAAATDTHVHHGFGGMEKLYVAQTITDSVSSLGTTGTGIAGVVLQQQAANAQNNGASGGEQEGEESTKNEE, encoded by the exons ATGAGACCTGTTGTTGTCATCATCCTAGTGATTGCTCTCACTATTCAGCTTTTCGAAGAGGCCCTCTCTAAAATATCGAGACCAA AAGTGAAAAGGCCAAAATTGAAGAAGCCGAAGATTTCAAGATTGAAGCATAAAACGA CACGCACTAAGCAAAAAATCAAAGTGAAGACCCCGAAGAAACCAG CTGCAGCCACGGATACGCATGTTCATCACG GGTTTGGAGGTATGGAGAAACTTTACGTGGCACAAACGATAACCGATTCAGTATCTTCAC TGGGTACGACTGGAACCGGCATAGCAGGAGTGGTATTGCAACAACAGGCAGCCAATGCCCAAAATAATG GTGCATCTGGAGGGGAGCAGGAAGGAGAGGAATCCACCAAAAACGAAGAGTGA